AAAATCCACCAGTCTTTCGGAGGCGGATAAAAAGGCTTGACTTTTTTAAGCAAAGGCATCTCGCTCTGAATCACCGAGGGAGAAAGGCGTTTGGGTTTAAGCCATTCACTCTCCAGCGGCTCGGTTTGAAGCAAAATGCGCTTTGGCTCTTCAGGCTTAGGCGGTCGCACTTGCGCCCAAACGCTGGAGACGTGGCAAGCTGCAATGAGCAGACCGGTAATGGTCGCTACTACACTGACTCTCATCGGCGCAATCTCGTCTGGTTTGAGTGCCTTTCACAAATTACAATTCTTCTGCAACTACGCAACGCATGGTCGCTATGCACCTGTGTAATCACAAGAGGGCAGAGACTTTACTTCATCATTTGAGTGGCGAGCGCAAAGATGCCTTGTTGCAGCAAGGTTGAAATTGTGCTTATCTTGTACAAGACGCTTGATGGTCTGAACCACGATGCATGTGGCTAAAGCGCTTGGCTATTGTTGAAGCAATAGAATCCCATGACCGAACAAAAATGCCTCTCGTGACCGGTGCGAGCAAATTATCCCTAACGCGATCGCAGTGGCATAGCGTTGAAATGGATAACATATTTCTCCATGAAATGAAAAGCACTAAGGATTGCCTTGTTACTTTGCTCCGGCTGAGTGAACTGGTAACGCTGTGCATGGCATATCCAACGCTTCAAGCTGTGTGTGGAAGATGCAGTATCGTTTTGCGCTGCTGTTAGCAGCTATTTTCTCCTTTTCGTGTGCGCCGCCTCCACAAACGCCATACCTGCGCGACCTCCTGCCTGAGCTGCAGCTCATTGCAGGCAGAACTGATTCTGTGCTCATAAGTGACCTGTTCTATGCAGAGCGCTACGATGCGGAGTTTGAACCACACCCTCACATTCAGATTGCTTACGACACGGCTTCGCGCTGGCTGGTGCTTACGCCACAGATGGATTTTGAAGGCTACACGCTCCTTGCGTTTCGACTCGGCGCAGCGATGTATCGCTTTCCTGTCAAAGTCAAGCGACTGGTTGAACATACTTTCCGCTATGTGCCAAAGGGTGTGGCAAAGCAAGTCTCTGTGATGGGCAGTTTCAACGACTGGAATCGCACTTCATTGCCCATGCAGAAAACGCCTGATGGCAGCTTTGTGCTCACCTGCCGTTTCGATGAAGGGCAGTATCAATACAAGTTCGTGGTAGATGGTGAGGAAATAATTGATGAACAGAATCCGCAAAAAGTGCCGAATGGCTTTGGCGGCTACAACTCAGTGCTTAGCATTCCGCCACGTCGCACGGAAAAAGCCTATCTCCACATTGCTTCAATGAAGCGTAAAGGTGATGAGACCGAGCTGGCATTTGTCTTCGAGCGCGACAGTGCCTCAGGCAAATTGCTCTCGCAACACATCATCGCTTTGATAGATAATCAACTGCTGGGAGCGCGTCAGCTAACAATTGTGGAGAATCGCATTGTGGTGCGGCTCAGGGGAAGCGACTTAGTGGGCGAAAAAGTGTTGCGCCTGGCTGTCTCGCAAGACGGAGTTTCAACACCAATGCAAACCGTGTTTCTGCTTGACGGTCTGCCAAAGGGCGCGCCTGAATCCCGTCGCCCCAGAACGGCAAATCTGGCGCGCGAAAACACCGCCAAACCCTTTAACTGGCACGATGCGATTATCTACTCCATCATCATTGACCGCTTTGCAAACGGTGATTCGTCCAACGACCGGCCACTTGTGCATGACAGCCTTTTTGCGCCAGCAAATTACTTTGGCGGCGATTTTCGGGGCATCATTCAAAAAATTGATGAAGGCTACTTTGATTCACTGGGCGTCAATGTACTCTGGCTTTCACCTGTCAATAAACACCCCGACCGTGTGCACCGTGAATACCCGCCGCCGCATCGATACTACACAGGCTATCATGGCTACTGGCCAGTGAGTGCCACAGAAGTCGAGCCACGATTCGGTGATATGGAATTGCTCCGACGCCTCGTTGCCAAAGCGCATCGGCGTGGAATGAAAGTCATTCTGGATTTTATTGCGCATCACACGCACATTGACCACCCCTTCTATCAAGCTCACCCTGAGTGGTTTGGCACGCTGGACTTACCAGACGGCAGGAAAAACTTGCGGCTTTGGGACGAACATCGCTTGACGACTTGGTTTGAACCGTATTTGCCATCGTTTAACTACGCCTCAAAGCCAGCACTGGACACAATGTCTAGCAACGCCGTTTGGTGGCTCAAGCAAACCGATGCCGATGGCTTTCGACACGATGCGGTTAAACACGTGCCAAATGACTTTTGGCGCATTGCGACAAGAAAAATCAAACAAGCGATTCAAATCCCAGAAAAGCGGCGTATTTATCAAATCGGTGAAACCTTTGGCAGGTACGAGCTTGTAAAGTCCTACGTCAATAACGGACAGCTTGATGCGCAGTTTAACTTCAACTTGTTTTACACAGCACGGCGCGTCTTTCTTTCACCAAGTGAATCGTTTGCCTCACTGGAAGCAGAACTGCGCCGAACCTTTGAAGTCTATGGCACGCAAAACTTAATGGGCAATTTGATGGATAGCCACGACCAAGTGCGCTACATTGCGCTGGCGGACGGGGACCTTGACCTGAATGAGCGCACCCCGACAGGACTATCGGCACAAGACGCTGCATGGCTCTCGCCGCCAAAAGTGGATTCGCCGATAAGCTATGAGAAAACAAAACTCTACCTTGCTTACCTGCTGACTATTCCGGGCATTCCAACAATCTACTACGGCGATGAAATCGGGCTAACTGGTGCAGCCGACCCTGACAATCGTCGCCCAATGCGTTTTGGCAATCAACTCAGTGAGCTGGAGCAAAGTATGCTTGCCAGCGTAAGACAGCTCATTAAGCTGCGTGCAGCGCATTCGGCCCTGCGATACGGCGATTTTCAAACGCTGCTGGCAAACGAGTCGTGCTTTGCGTATCTGCGCTCTGATTTCAATGAACGGGTGCT
The sequence above is a segment of the Chloroherpetonaceae bacterium genome. Coding sequences within it:
- a CDS encoding alpha-amylase family glycosyl hydrolase, encoding MQYRFALLLAAIFSFSCAPPPQTPYLRDLLPELQLIAGRTDSVLISDLFYAERYDAEFEPHPHIQIAYDTASRWLVLTPQMDFEGYTLLAFRLGAAMYRFPVKVKRLVEHTFRYVPKGVAKQVSVMGSFNDWNRTSLPMQKTPDGSFVLTCRFDEGQYQYKFVVDGEEIIDEQNPQKVPNGFGGYNSVLSIPPRRTEKAYLHIASMKRKGDETELAFVFERDSASGKLLSQHIIALIDNQLLGARQLTIVENRIVVRLRGSDLVGEKVLRLAVSQDGVSTPMQTVFLLDGLPKGAPESRRPRTANLARENTAKPFNWHDAIIYSIIIDRFANGDSSNDRPLVHDSLFAPANYFGGDFRGIIQKIDEGYFDSLGVNVLWLSPVNKHPDRVHREYPPPHRYYTGYHGYWPVSATEVEPRFGDMELLRRLVAKAHRRGMKVILDFIAHHTHIDHPFYQAHPEWFGTLDLPDGRKNLRLWDEHRLTTWFEPYLPSFNYASKPALDTMSSNAVWWLKQTDADGFRHDAVKHVPNDFWRIATRKIKQAIQIPEKRRIYQIGETFGRYELVKSYVNNGQLDAQFNFNLFYTARRVFLSPSESFASLEAELRRTFEVYGTQNLMGNLMDSHDQVRYIALADGDLDLNERTPTGLSAQDAAWLSPPKVDSPISYEKTKLYLAYLLTIPGIPTIYYGDEIGLTGAADPDNRRPMRFGNQLSELEQSMLASVRQLIKLRAAHSALRYGDFQTLLANESCFAYLRSDFNERVLVVLNKSSVSQPLTIHLPRLYKATKAVNLLSGSELEVADSKLSLALPAFGYAVLSIE